The proteins below come from a single Geobacillus thermoleovorans genomic window:
- a CDS encoding cob(I)yrinic acid a,c-diamide adenosyltransferase, with protein MKLYTRTGDQGKTSLVGGRVDKDHLRVEAYGTIDEANSFIGWALALLAGDERFRDLCAELQKIQHELFDCGGDLAIVNGKLPYKVTEAMVTFLEERIDAHVQEAPPLQKFILPGGSKAAAALHMARTVARRAERCIVSLQKAEPINDVVLKYMNRLSDYLFAAARVVNARLGVKDIEYERSAIVFRDKEEKQ; from the coding sequence GTGAAATTGTATACGCGAACAGGAGACCAAGGGAAAACGAGTTTAGTCGGCGGGCGCGTGGACAAAGACCATTTGCGCGTCGAGGCGTACGGAACGATTGACGAGGCGAATTCGTTCATCGGATGGGCGCTTGCGTTATTGGCCGGCGATGAACGGTTTCGCGACCTTTGCGCTGAGCTGCAAAAAATCCAGCACGAGCTGTTTGACTGCGGCGGCGACCTGGCCATCGTCAACGGCAAGCTTCCGTATAAGGTGACCGAGGCGATGGTCACATTTTTAGAAGAGCGCATTGATGCGCACGTGCAAGAAGCGCCGCCATTGCAAAAATTCATTTTGCCGGGCGGCTCCAAGGCGGCTGCGGCGCTCCATATGGCGCGTACGGTGGCAAGACGGGCGGAGCGGTGCATCGTTTCCTTGCAAAAAGCGGAGCCGATCAACGATGTTGTGCTCAAATATATGAACCGCCTGTCCGATTATTTGTTCGCCGCTGCCCGGGTCGTGAACGCGCGTTTAGGGGTGAAGGACATCGAGTATGAACGGAGCGCGAT